The Helicobacter mustelae genome has a segment encoding these proteins:
- a CDS encoding outer membrane protein assembly factor BamD gives MRIIFVIYATAFLVFLGCSSKKEKNEFNKPAMYWYQEMLKEIKSGSLENADNHFSSLQSEHINSPLLPDAMLILGKAHQVEKEFVLADYYFDEYLKRYATADNVDYITYLKIQTHYLAFVNYSKDQQFLENAVIEIQNFLDKFPDSRYLDLIKTMQLRLLLGRNELNRAIANVYAKQKKPNAQKAYLDRIEQEIEDATKPTPSYVPWYVRLFNW, from the coding sequence GTGAGAATAATTTTTGTCATCTATGCCACCGCTTTTTTGGTCTTTTTGGGCTGCTCTTCCAAGAAAGAAAAAAACGAATTCAATAAGCCAGCCATGTACTGGTATCAAGAAATGCTCAAAGAGATCAAATCTGGAAGCCTAGAGAATGCAGACAATCATTTTTCTTCCCTGCAAAGCGAACATATCAATTCCCCTCTTTTGCCAGATGCCATGCTAATCTTGGGCAAGGCCCACCAAGTGGAGAAAGAATTTGTGCTAGCAGATTATTATTTTGATGAGTATCTCAAGCGCTATGCCACTGCAGACAATGTTGACTACATCACCTATCTCAAGATTCAGACCCATTACCTAGCCTTTGTCAACTACAGCAAAGATCAGCAATTTTTGGAAAATGCGGTCATAGAAATCCAAAATTTTCTAGATAAATTTCCTGATAGCAGGTATCTTGATCTCATCAAGACCATGCAACTCCGCCTATTGCTAGGGAGAAATGAACTCAATCGAGCCATAGCCAATGTTTATGCCAAACAAAAAAAACCCAATGCGCAAAAGGCTTATTTAGATCGCATAGAACAAGAGATTGAAGACGCGACAAAACCCACTCCATCTTATGTCCCCTGGTATGTCCGTCTATTTAACTGGTAG
- a CDS encoding Plug domain-containing protein, translating to MRISIKFLSVVFFISCFFLQASGLQNSSKTSSKEIASKDHKTYISAKQADKKQKSPPKDMLENEEEDPLVTTANGGVPTPISKAPGNVSYVGEDTIKKQQNRQVGNVLNRITGVHVLP from the coding sequence ATGAGAATTTCCATTAAGTTTTTATCCGTAGTTTTTTTTATCTCTTGTTTCTTCCTCCAAGCATCGGGTTTGCAAAATTCTTCAAAAACTTCCTCTAAGGAAATTGCCTCCAAAGATCATAAAACGTATATCAGCGCAAAGCAAGCAGATAAAAAACAAAAATCCCCCCCAAAAGATATGCTAGAAAATGAGGAAGAGGATCCCCTTGTCACTACAGCAAATGGTGGCGTGCCCACACCTATAAGTAAGGCTCCTGGAAATGTGAGCTATGTTGGAGAGGACACCATCAAAAAGCAGCAAAATCGCCAAGTGGGTAATGTGCTAAATCGCATAACTGGTGTGCATGTTTTGCCCTAA
- a CDS encoding energy transducer TonB has translation MIPFIDFVKSKSIKVKENGDKMIAMKIASVNNGGEQTNFSKAPPPPKKKPKKKPEPKKPKPKPKPQPQPEPEPTPEPEPTPEPEPKEETKEQTTQTKQETDEKQKSSNLDQEGQTAEALAYNEGISDEFLSKIRTAIAQNNPYPRIARVRGLEGQVTVEFILNVDGSIDGLKILDSNAGNVLNKSALQAVNDAAKEFPLPKQRVRIKVPIVYNLSTQ, from the coding sequence TTGATTCCATTCATCGATTTTGTCAAATCCAAGTCCATCAAAGTCAAAGAAAATGGAGACAAAATGATCGCCATGAAAATTGCCAGTGTGAATAATGGCGGCGAACAGACGAATTTTTCAAAAGCTCCACCACCACCAAAAAAAAAGCCCAAGAAAAAGCCTGAGCCAAAAAAGCCCAAACCAAAACCAAAGCCGCAGCCACAACCAGAACCTGAACCAACCCCAGAACCTGAACCAACCCCAGAACCTGAACCAAAAGAGGAGACAAAGGAGCAAACCACACAAACCAAGCAGGAAACCGATGAGAAACAAAAATCCTCCAACCTAGACCAAGAGGGGCAAACTGCAGAAGCACTTGCTTATAACGAGGGCATTAGCGATGAGTTCCTCTCCAAGATCCGCACTGCTATCGCGCAAAACAATCCCTATCCCAGGATTGCAAGAGTCCGGGGGCTAGAAGGGCAGGTGACTGTGGAATTCATCTTGAATGTTGATGGCAGTATCGATGGACTAAAGATCTTAGATAGCAATGCAGGAAATGTCCTGAACAAAAGTGCGCTTCAGGCAGTCAATGATGCTGCCAAGGAATTCCCCCTACCCAAGCAAAGAGTGCGCATCAAAGTCCCCATCGTCTACAATCTCTCCACACAATGA
- a CDS encoding TonB-dependent receptor, whose translation MKASLKGKILIAVFLASCLSAQEGDSLQKDAKTSGKEAASKNSEKESKKELEANQKAEQMQENKYKAVVASEGDGELKDLTPVITTANRTPTLITEAPGNVSYISEKTIKMQQNRQISSVLGRIAGVHVKTDVGYNGRPGIYMRGIPYGTLLMLDGVILNDLDGTYRVMQSIPTYDIGGIEIVRGPFSSLYGTGAMGGVINLISKKITKRDGQAIIGYGNEMVRGGAEKNLTRGYVSLGDVFFDKRLRVRASYAFNVSGGAYRVPAIASIPGGATGITATFTDGSPITNGAEVGWSGRNAYLTQYGRLRAEYDWNDYDTTTATLIITKISASQHDPISYLKGPNGGTVYGYGYETPGANGGSTPGYSNPFVGSGWIGFREEYNYIASVSHKHNFTENTSLDIILSSVTLNSQWADGCDGQDNCQAPGKNPTTQGQGSFMFGGNGTAMHNFATNNYFSAIINHKFNDRHLLLIGFQGRVDNANNSFSLTPNYRAKQFWKTYEPAYQDINFSVYTLAAFGNWQANWNKWVSTNMGLRLDYWKNYNISTFDRNNPHNPNLQTFKGVEEFFPSPKFAINITPHKYTTIKGSIGLAFHAPNTRQIFNNTDSGVFQVQNPALGPEYGLQFDIGIEQRNPYGGVAKVFYYQTEMYNGIFPSGLGTRQHPIKNLNGARSRFQGVEIEIEQKIYGGLYFMANYTYTRAILVKDPSQPENEGHQYPFIPRQMGGFSINYGDEGPGFYGSIQAQGQGVAYINFKNLPQHLAFGNITPRLLINIKAGWNFKNGTHISATFLNITNEKYYDYYRGSGASFYVEFGGKFF comes from the coding sequence ATGAAGGCTTCCCTAAAAGGCAAAATCCTCATCGCAGTTTTTTTGGCATCCTGTCTCTCTGCCCAAGAAGGCGATTCTTTGCAAAAAGATGCTAAAACTTCTGGCAAAGAAGCGGCATCTAAAAACTCTGAGAAAGAATCCAAAAAAGAGCTAGAGGCAAATCAAAAAGCAGAGCAAATGCAAGAAAACAAATACAAGGCTGTTGTTGCCTCTGAGGGAGATGGGGAGCTAAAAGATCTCACTCCTGTCATCACCACTGCAAACCGTACTCCAACGCTTATCACAGAGGCTCCTGGAAATGTGAGCTATATCAGTGAAAAAACCATAAAAATGCAACAAAACCGCCAAATCTCCAGTGTGTTGGGACGGATTGCTGGTGTGCATGTGAAAACAGATGTTGGATACAATGGTAGACCAGGAATCTATATGCGCGGCATCCCCTATGGCACGCTTTTGATGCTAGATGGCGTGATTTTGAATGACTTGGATGGGACCTATAGGGTCATGCAATCCATCCCCACTTATGACATTGGTGGAATTGAAATCGTGCGTGGACCATTCTCTAGCCTTTATGGAACAGGCGCGATGGGCGGTGTAATCAATCTAATCTCTAAAAAGATCACAAAGCGGGATGGTCAAGCAATCATTGGATATGGAAATGAGATGGTAAGAGGTGGAGCAGAAAAAAACCTCACCCGTGGATATGTGAGCTTGGGGGATGTGTTTTTTGACAAGCGCTTGAGGGTGCGCGCTAGCTATGCTTTTAATGTCAGCGGAGGGGCTTATCGCGTCCCTGCGATTGCTAGCATTCCTGGTGGTGCGACGGGTATCACTGCTACCTTCACTGATGGCTCTCCTATTACCAACGGCGCAGAAGTGGGCTGGTCAGGACGCAATGCCTATCTTACGCAATATGGAAGATTGAGGGCAGAATATGACTGGAATGATTATGACACCACAACAGCCACGCTTATTATCACTAAAATCTCAGCAAGCCAACATGATCCCATTTCCTATCTCAAGGGGCCCAATGGCGGAACTGTATATGGCTATGGCTATGAGACCCCAGGGGCAAATGGAGGCAGCACTCCAGGCTATTCTAATCCTTTTGTTGGTTCTGGATGGATTGGCTTTAGAGAGGAATATAACTATATTGCCTCTGTTTCTCATAAGCATAATTTCACAGAAAACACCTCTCTAGATATCATCCTCTCCTCAGTGACTCTAAATAGCCAGTGGGCAGATGGTTGTGATGGGCAGGATAATTGCCAAGCACCTGGAAAAAATCCCACAACCCAAGGGCAGGGATCTTTTATGTTTGGCGGAAATGGGACTGCGATGCATAATTTTGCGACCAATAACTATTTCAGCGCCATCATCAATCACAAATTCAATGATAGACATTTGCTACTCATTGGTTTCCAAGGTCGTGTGGATAATGCAAACAATAGCTTTAGCCTCACGCCAAATTACCGCGCCAAGCAATTCTGGAAAACCTATGAGCCTGCCTATCAAGACATCAATTTCTCTGTCTATACACTTGCGGCATTTGGAAACTGGCAGGCCAATTGGAATAAATGGGTCTCTACCAACATGGGCTTGCGCTTGGACTATTGGAAGAATTACAATATCAGCACCTTTGATCGCAATAATCCCCACAATCCAAATTTGCAAACCTTCAAGGGAGTGGAGGAATTCTTCCCCTCTCCAAAATTTGCCATCAACATCACTCCTCACAAATATACCACCATCAAGGGTTCCATTGGTCTAGCATTCCATGCCCCCAATACAAGACAGATTTTTAACAATACAGATAGTGGGGTATTCCAAGTGCAAAACCCAGCCCTTGGGCCAGAATATGGTTTGCAATTTGACATCGGTATTGAGCAGAGAAATCCTTATGGCGGTGTGGCAAAGGTTTTTTACTATCAAACAGAAATGTATAATGGAATTTTCCCAAGTGGTTTGGGTACACGCCAGCATCCCATCAAAAACCTCAATGGTGCAAGAAGTAGATTCCAGGGTGTGGAGATTGAGATTGAGCAAAAGATTTATGGTGGGCTTTATTTCATGGCAAACTACACCTATACTCGTGCGATTTTGGTAAAAGATCCATCCCAGCCTGAAAATGAAGGCCATCAATATCCCTTCATCCCCAGACAGATGGGCGGATTTTCTATTAATTATGGAGATGAGGGTCCAGGATTTTATGGAAGCATCCAAGCACAAGGACAGGGCGTGGCTTATATCAACTTTAAAAATCTTCCACAGCATTTGGCCTTTGGAAATATCACACCCCGTCTCCTTATCAATATCAAGGCAGGTTGGAATTTCAAAAATGGCACCCATATCAGTGCGACTTTCTTAAACATCACCAATGAAAAGTATTATGACTATTATAGAGGTTCTGGTGCGAGCTTTTATGTAGAATTTGGCGGCAAATTCTTCTAA
- the exbB gene encoding TonB-system energizer ExbB, with protein sequence MHFLELYLDIIIFSILGFMGFIAIWFTIERLVFFSRVNFGDFKTADMLEESLTKNMTALYIIYSNAPYIGLLGTVGGIIITFYGMSQGSDIDAKRIMRDLSLALQATGVGLCVAIPVLMIYNALLRKIEIISNRYKAMKNEN encoded by the coding sequence ATGCATTTTTTAGAACTCTATCTTGACATCATCATTTTTTCAATACTTGGTTTTATGGGATTTATTGCCATTTGGTTTACAATTGAGCGCCTGGTTTTTTTTAGCCGCGTGAATTTTGGAGACTTCAAAACTGCAGATATGCTAGAAGAATCTCTGACAAAAAACATGACTGCGCTCTATATCATCTATTCCAATGCACCCTACATCGGTCTACTTGGCACAGTTGGCGGGATTATCATCACATTTTATGGAATGAGTCAGGGCAGCGACATTGATGCAAAGAGGATTATGAGAGATCTTTCTTTGGCGCTGCAGGCCACTGGTGTGGGATTGTGCGTAGCCATCCCTGTTTTGATGATTTATAATGCACTCCTGCGAAAAATTGAAATCATCAGCAACCGATACAAAGCGATGAAAAATGAAAATTAA
- the proC gene encoding pyrroline-5-carboxylate reductase: MTRVLVIGHGKIALTLIEGILKAGLHNKYYFEICGREFKKVETFIKFHHLESHFHALPPTPPLFIDEAIVFLCTKPQGLESFVFGGKARAVVSVMAGVSIAKIQQSIHAIGYARIMPNIAAKYQKSCSALYCKDLDWESIGDLVQSFGKVVVVEKEELIDASIAVSGSAPAFLALIAQALMDAGVREGLARLQSKEFVRGMFEGFALLLQQQDPQEIMDLVASPGGTTIEGLSVLESRGVRGAIMEACHQAVARAKKL, translated from the coding sequence GTGACTAGAGTTCTCGTCATCGGCCATGGGAAAATCGCCCTGACCCTCATAGAGGGCATTCTCAAAGCAGGATTACACAACAAATATTATTTTGAAATTTGTGGCAGAGAGTTTAAAAAAGTAGAAACTTTCATCAAATTCCATCATCTTGAATCCCATTTCCATGCACTCCCCCCAACGCCTCCCCTTTTTATCGATGAGGCTATCGTATTTTTATGCACCAAACCCCAGGGTTTGGAGAGTTTTGTCTTTGGCGGAAAGGCAAGAGCGGTGGTTAGTGTGATGGCAGGAGTCTCGATAGCCAAAATCCAGCAATCCATCCATGCTATTGGATATGCGCGCATCATGCCAAATATCGCGGCCAAATACCAAAAATCCTGCAGCGCGCTGTATTGCAAGGATTTGGATTGGGAGAGCATAGGGGATTTAGTGCAGAGTTTTGGCAAGGTGGTCGTGGTGGAAAAGGAGGAGCTTATTGACGCGAGTATTGCTGTTAGCGGGAGTGCGCCTGCATTCCTAGCGCTTATAGCGCAGGCATTGATGGATGCTGGGGTGCGTGAGGGGCTAGCGCGATTGCAGAGTAAGGAGTTTGTGCGCGGGATGTTTGAGGGGTTTGCCCTATTATTGCAGCAGCAAGATCCCCAAGAGATCATGGATTTGGTAGCAAGTCCTGGAGGAACGACGATTGAGGGTTTGAGTGTGCTAGAGAGTCGTGGTGTGCGCGGAGCTATCATGGAGGCCTGCCATCAAGCAGTGGCCAGGGCAAAAAAACTCTAA
- the lon gene encoding endopeptidase La, with amino-acid sequence MQLKTQIDFPTLIPILIEEEGFMYPFMIAPIFISDNANIKAVNRAMENREMIFVGCAKNIKEHVKNAENFYDVGVIGNIMRKVNLPDGKVKILFQGITKGKILSIENHDPLEGMVDIITYKEHNHEKIQATMEVLREKVRNLANISQFFPPDILRTIDENEDPNRVVDLIASILRLKKEQSYHLFASDNTEKRLLMLIDFIIEETQTQKLQKEIKNKVHTKMEQTNKEYFLREQLKQIQKELGLDKQRDEEIENYHKKLESIKSYVYEDTYKEIKKQIDRLNKMHQDSADANMVQNYIEWVLEIPFDKFAKKKLSINNVEKQLDIDHFSLKKPKERIVEFFAVKELLAQRNEKTHKSIGTILCFYGPPGVGKTSLANSIATAIGRPLVRIALGGLEDVNELRGHRRTYLGAMPGRIIQGLIEAKTMNPVVVLDEIDKVGRNMRGDPTSALLEILDPEQNQNFRDYYANFNTDLSQIIFIATANDIGNIPPPLRDRMEFIEVSSYTPQEKEQIAKNYLIPQELKKHGLKNSEISISSDAIVLLIEKYTREAGVRNLRRQIATLARKTAREILQNGVRKVTITPQNLANYLDKIVFEIEKSDNLDKIGIINGLAWTSVGGDVLKIEAIKIKGRGMLTLTGSLGDVMKESARIAFSVIKVLIDENFFSLKINKTKSKKSRKKEANETVQVYNLYDIHLHVPEGATPKDGPSAGIAMASVIASILTDSKIHGSIAMTGEITLTGEVLPIGGLKEKLIAAHKAGIKRALIPKKNYERDLQDIPQEVQEELEIISVKNIKEVLKYTLLKI; translated from the coding sequence ATGCAACTAAAAACTCAGATTGATTTCCCCACTCTCATTCCTATTTTGATAGAGGAAGAGGGGTTCATGTATCCTTTTATGATTGCACCCATATTCATCTCAGACAATGCCAATATCAAGGCAGTCAATCGCGCTATGGAAAATAGAGAGATGATTTTTGTGGGATGTGCAAAAAACATCAAAGAACATGTAAAAAACGCAGAGAATTTCTATGATGTGGGGGTGATTGGAAACATCATGCGCAAGGTTAATCTCCCTGATGGCAAAGTAAAAATCCTCTTCCAAGGAATCACCAAAGGCAAGATCCTCTCCATCGAGAATCACGATCCACTAGAGGGGATGGTAGACATCATCACTTACAAAGAGCACAATCACGAAAAGATCCAGGCCACAATGGAAGTGCTGCGAGAAAAGGTTCGCAATCTAGCAAACATCAGCCAGTTTTTTCCGCCAGATATCTTGCGCACCATTGATGAGAATGAAGACCCCAATCGTGTGGTCGATCTCATCGCCTCCATCCTGCGCCTCAAAAAAGAGCAGTCCTATCATCTCTTTGCCAGTGACAACACCGAAAAACGCCTCCTCATGCTCATTGATTTCATCATCGAAGAAACCCAAACCCAAAAACTCCAAAAAGAGATCAAAAACAAAGTCCACACAAAGATGGAGCAAACCAATAAAGAATATTTCCTAAGAGAACAGCTCAAACAAATCCAAAAAGAATTGGGGCTAGATAAGCAGCGCGATGAGGAGATTGAAAACTATCACAAAAAACTCGAATCCATCAAATCCTATGTCTATGAGGATACATACAAAGAGATCAAAAAGCAAATCGATCGACTCAACAAGATGCACCAAGACAGCGCAGATGCCAACATGGTCCAAAACTACATTGAGTGGGTGCTAGAGATCCCATTTGATAAATTCGCCAAAAAAAAGCTTTCCATTAATAATGTAGAAAAACAGCTCGATATCGATCATTTCTCGCTCAAAAAACCCAAAGAGAGGATTGTGGAGTTTTTTGCTGTAAAAGAATTGCTAGCTCAAAGAAATGAAAAAACCCACAAAAGCATTGGAACGATTTTGTGCTTTTATGGGCCGCCTGGAGTAGGCAAAACCAGCCTGGCAAATTCTATTGCCACTGCCATCGGAAGACCTTTAGTGCGCATCGCACTGGGAGGGTTGGAAGATGTAAATGAATTGCGTGGGCATCGGCGCACTTATTTGGGTGCAATGCCAGGGCGCATCATCCAAGGACTCATAGAGGCAAAGACCATGAATCCTGTGGTGGTGCTCGATGAGATTGATAAGGTCGGACGCAATATGCGAGGGGATCCAACAAGTGCACTGCTTGAGATCTTAGATCCAGAGCAAAATCAAAATTTCAGAGATTACTATGCCAATTTCAACACCGATCTCTCTCAAATTATCTTCATTGCTACAGCAAATGATATTGGCAACATCCCCCCACCCCTGCGCGATCGCATGGAATTCATCGAAGTCTCTAGCTACACCCCACAGGAAAAAGAACAGATTGCAAAAAATTATCTCATCCCCCAAGAGCTAAAAAAACATGGTTTGAAAAATTCTGAGATTTCTATCAGTTCTGATGCCATCGTGCTATTGATTGAGAAATATACCCGCGAGGCTGGAGTGCGAAACCTCAGGCGCCAGATCGCCACGCTTGCTAGAAAAACAGCACGAGAGATCTTACAAAATGGAGTCAGAAAGGTCACCATCACTCCACAGAATCTAGCAAATTACCTCGATAAGATTGTTTTTGAAATTGAAAAAAGTGACAATCTTGACAAGATAGGCATCATCAATGGACTAGCGTGGACAAGTGTGGGTGGAGATGTGTTAAAGATTGAGGCCATCAAGATTAAAGGCAGGGGAATGCTGACTCTCACAGGTAGCCTGGGAGACGTGATGAAGGAATCTGCGCGCATCGCCTTTTCTGTCATAAAAGTCTTGATTGATGAGAATTTTTTCTCACTCAAAATAAACAAAACAAAGAGCAAAAAATCGCGCAAAAAAGAGGCCAATGAGACTGTGCAAGTCTACAATCTCTATGATATTCACCTCCATGTACCAGAGGGAGCGACGCCAAAAGATGGGCCCAGTGCTGGGATTGCCATGGCAAGCGTGATTGCCTCCATCCTCACAGATTCCAAGATTCATGGAAGCATCGCCATGACTGGAGAAATCACACTCACAGGAGAAGTGCTTCCCATCGGCGGGCTAAAGGAAAAACTCATTGCAGCACATAAAGCAGGGATAAAAAGAGCGCTTATTCCCAAGAAAAATTATGAGCGAGATCTCCAGGACATCCCGCAAGAAGTCCAGGAAGAATTAGAGATCATCAGCGTAAAAAATATCAAAGAAGTTCTGAAATATACACTCCTAAAGATTTAA
- the exbD gene encoding TonB system transport protein ExbD produces the protein MKIKRGEGLNIVPFIDIMLVLLAIVLTISTFVAQGKIKVDVPEANSAQQPKQEKTVVITVDANNVVYLDDKPIDLEKIKEIIAPIDNKTLIELKSDKQSKFEVFVKILDALKEKNHENFAISTRKN, from the coding sequence ATGAAAATTAAAAGAGGAGAGGGACTCAATATCGTCCCATTTATCGATATTATGCTAGTTTTGCTGGCGATTGTTTTGACCATTTCTACTTTTGTAGCGCAAGGAAAGATCAAGGTCGATGTTCCAGAGGCAAACTCAGCACAACAGCCCAAGCAAGAAAAGACTGTCGTTATCACAGTGGACGCAAACAATGTTGTATATCTGGATGACAAACCCATTGATCTAGAAAAAATAAAAGAGATTATCGCTCCCATTGACAATAAAACACTTATTGAACTCAAAAGCGACAAGCAATCAAAATTTGAGGTTTTTGTAAAGATTCTGGATGCCCTAAAGGAAAAAAATCATGAAAATTTTGCGATTTCTACGAGAAAGAATTAA
- a CDS encoding PDC sensor domain-containing protein has translation MLSRDILIYRRIRHELRAYMHYLFAQNLQNFLPSTNVENIFQEVEKIRREIKTLGEVYVLDAAGHVIDARENIKIPKSSTQMSKNFSDQAFYYEAVREKRCIVTNPYPAALTNKLIVTASYPIYDQNHHLLFVICIDLPLTTAISISSSSRFANICYKIGMWIYGLLSLVLTLICIVLFIKGVSNLYTDLGHFRDFEVDEIFKAIIQLTLALAIFDLVKAIFEVEVLGKHVEGAFIPQQTLVRFLGSIIIALAIESLMLVFKFAINEPDKILYAVYLIGAVSALLIGLAIYMKFVSRNPKNHD, from the coding sequence ATGTTATCAAGAGATATTCTTATTTATCGCAGGATTCGTCATGAATTGCGCGCATATATGCATTATCTTTTTGCGCAAAATCTCCAGAATTTCCTCCCCAGCACAAATGTGGAGAACATCTTCCAGGAGGTGGAAAAAATCAGAAGAGAGATTAAAACACTGGGAGAAGTTTATGTCCTAGATGCTGCAGGGCATGTAATTGATGCCAGAGAAAATATCAAAATCCCTAAAAGCAGCACGCAGATGAGTAAAAATTTTTCCGATCAGGCATTTTATTATGAAGCGGTGAGGGAAAAAAGATGCATCGTCACCAATCCCTATCCCGCTGCATTGACAAACAAACTCATTGTCACAGCCTCCTATCCCATATATGATCAAAACCATCATTTGCTTTTTGTCATCTGTATCGATCTCCCTCTTACTACTGCCATCTCCATTAGCTCCTCCTCGCGCTTTGCTAATATTTGTTACAAAATTGGCATGTGGATTTATGGGCTGCTTTCCTTGGTGCTGACTTTGATTTGCATTGTACTTTTTATCAAGGGTGTCTCCAATCTCTATACCGACCTTGGACACTTTCGAGATTTTGAAGTCGATGAGATTTTCAAAGCCATCATCCAGCTAACATTAGCACTGGCCATTTTTGATTTAGTCAAGGCAATTTTTGAAGTGGAGGTACTGGGTAAGCACGTAGAAGGAGCATTTATCCCACAGCAGACACTCGTGAGATTCCTTGGCTCCATCATCATCGCTCTGGCCATCGAATCCCTCATGCTGGTTTTCAAATTTGCCATCAATGAACCCGACAAAATCCTCTATGCAGTCTATCTCATCGGAGCAGTGTCTGCATTGCTCATTGGCCTGGCTATTTATATGAAATTCGTATCAAGGAATCCCAAAAATCACGATTAG
- the fliW gene encoding flagellar assembly protein FliW — MIFEVKSPILGFEKVKKMKLEKIDEIFVRLSNAEDNSPVFTLVNPFILREYEFDVPVALKLLLDLENAKNVFIANIMVVQMPIQNSTVNFLAPVVFNFDNQTMAQVVLDSLKYPQYQLAEPISNYYKDEEPQNCPKEEESQKTRDLVESMSD, encoded by the coding sequence ATGATCTTTGAAGTGAAGTCCCCTATATTAGGTTTTGAGAAAGTCAAAAAGATGAAGCTTGAGAAAATTGATGAGATATTTGTGCGCTTGAGCAATGCCGAGGACAATTCGCCAGTTTTTACGCTTGTTAATCCTTTCATTCTTAGAGAATATGAGTTTGATGTTCCCGTGGCTTTGAAATTGTTGCTTGATTTAGAAAATGCCAAAAATGTCTTCATCGCCAATATTATGGTGGTGCAAATGCCTATACAAAATTCCACGGTGAATTTCCTGGCCCCCGTGGTGTTTAATTTCGACAATCAGACCATGGCCCAAGTGGTCTTAGATAGTTTAAAGTACCCCCAATACCAGCTCGCTGAACCCATATCCAATTATTACAAAGATGAAGAACCTCAAAATTGCCCCAAAGAAGAAGAGTCTCAAAAAACTAGAGATCTAGTGGAAAGCATGAGTGACTAG